GATTAACTAGAATCACCTAAATAGATTCCTAGATTTCTGGCAGCATTTCCCTTTGCATATCTGGTATAAAAAGTGTTATAGTAATAGTGCTAAAAAAAAGTCCCTCGATTTGAttctactttttaatatattttattctgtAAAAGCAAAGCAAAGTAGATTCAAACCAAAACACAAGACAGTGATACTcgtaaaaccaaaaagaaagaaagatcccaTATTCCCATTGGGTTTGCTCTCCTTTACCCACACCGTGATTGATGGTCACACTCCATTGTCCACACTCTCACCACCACCAGTTCTCGATATTCTACAAAACCACTGGCATCTTTTTTATTTCACTTTCTAAAAAGCTGTTTTTGGTTGGCAACAGTTTATTCATTCTTTAACTTGAGTTTCACTTTTGACCCAACTATTTCTACTCCACTCTTATTTACGCCTCAACTAACTTAACGACGAAGCCCTCACTTACTCACTTTCCTTTATATATACTACTACACCCTCCACGCCCTCCGACACAACAACTCCCAACAGAACAACAAGTAATGGATTGGTTCTCATGGCTGTCGAGAACAACTCTTGAACCATGCTCATGACAAACTGTGAATCATAGAGTTACAATCACGACATGATGAGAGATACATATCAGATTCAGGAAGCAGCTACAAATTTCTCCCAAGTACCGTATTTTGAGCTAAAAGTTCCACCACCAAATTGCTGTGCGTATTCACATATCACAGTCCGAGCGCAAGCGTCCCATGTATTGGCAATGTCTTTGAGCGACATCGGCTGTGACAAACTTCTTAGCAATATATTGAACCTTGCCATAGCTTTGGACGAGAGGTCCCCGTTCTCTTTGCTGTTCAAGACACCAGACCATGTTAATTAAGGTAGGAAAATGATCCAGTTTCTTATGGAAGGTTTCTAGAAGACATGAGCCAGATGATTTCAGAGAAGATTAAAACTATATGGCAGAAGTTTTGCTTGACCAAGTATGAAAGATCTATGTTTCAATTTTCTTGAGGTTGAAGTCCTGTCTTGTTACCTGGTTTCCACCCGCAGTTTATACAGGAGAGATGGAGAGACGTTGGGGTAGCTACAAGGTACCAGTAGACGCAATGATTGAATAGGAGACTGTAACAAAAGTACAAAACATATCTTAAGAAGGATAAAATGAAATGATACGGTTTCATTTCCACAAAATATTACCGATATGACCATGCTTACCATTTGGGTTGATGAGAGATGAGCCTTCAAGGCTGGGCTGAGAGAAACAGCTATAAACGAAACTCTCACTGTTGTTCCTTCACAGCCTTTGCTTGCTGTTGCTCCCTCACTAGAATCAGCGGCATCTTCATCATCACTAATCTCAACAACTGTATCTATCAGCCGCTGGTTTATTTCCTTGATTTCCTCCAAAAGAGCATGCTCGGTCTGCAGTCCAAGATTGAGATTTCAACATTAGAAAAACTGAAACCTTTTGCTTCCCAATCTTCTTTGCTGTTTGAGTCAATTTTCAGATATACCCAAGGGAAGTCTAAATGAAAAAACATACCTCAGTTCTTGCCTTCTTGCCAACAGAAGTCGCAGTAGATTCCAGATCTGATGTTTCCGAACATGCAAACTGCTTGCAGTTATCACCAACGCTTCCTCCTAATGAATAAACGCTTAAGGGCATCGCAGTTGCGTGACGCTTCATCTTCTTGGTCGGCGTCATCCCCTCTTGCGCCATGAAGTTTCTTGCTTGGAGACGACACTTAGTCTTTGCAACGAAGTCCTCGCCAACTGAAGCTCTTGAACCGTTTCCTGGGGCTGAACCAGCTATCCTATCAACCATGCTTACAACAGATCCGATGTCACTTACTGCAGAAGAAAGTGACTGTGGTGAGATGGACTTCACCTGAAAGCAAGAAAAAACATACATCAAGATCAGAATATTTAGAACAATAATATTCCAACTACAAAAGATGTAACGTTACTTACGGCTCTGATAAGGCGTTCAATAGGCAGCTCAGTAGCACTTGGTTTTCCAAATGTACTTGTCAAAGGATTTAAATTATTTCCTTCAGGACTAGTAAACTCCTGAAGCAGAGGAGAGGCAGAGATCCCCGGAGTGCCAAATGCAATGGATTGAACTACGCCTTGCACTCCAGTTGCTTGTTGCCGTGCAGTATTTCCCATTGACAACGAAGAAGCTCCAGATGGTTTCTCAGAGTCAACTTGCATAGGGGACGGTGCCACGGGGGTTGCAGGGGATGGGACAACGAACGGGGAGTTTGCAGGTTGCACTGGAGTACCCATCTTGTTGACAGATGACATCATATTTTTCTGGTCGATCTGGGGAGACGAATTTTGTTGCGTCATCTGAGGAGATGAACCTGGCAAAAGTTGAGGCGACGTAACAGGAAGCTGGGATCCTGGTTTTAACTGTTGATGGGGATAAGTAGTACGCTGACTCTGCAGAGAATGTTGCTGAAACATCCCAGGACTGACATCATTTTGTGCCACTTGCTGTCTTGCTTGCAACTGTTCCTGGTGCTGCTGCATTAATTGCTGCTTCTGAAGTAGTTGCTGCTGCATCTGGCGCTGTTGAAATTGCTGTTTGAGCTGCTGCGGCTGCGTCATTTGTTGGTCTTTCTGTTGCTGAAGCAGACCGGAACTTAACTGGGTTTGATTAACATTAGGCTGCAGTGTACTTAACCCACTTTGAGCAGAGGCAGAGGTGTTATTTACTTGTTGATAAGTATTTTGTTGAATGGATCTCACGGCAACCTGCTGGCCATTGTTCAGTGCATTTCCTTGGCCTGGCTCTAAACTAGAAGCCGGTACGGAACTGTGAATATTCTGCTGTGGTGCTGAAGCTCCAGGCCGAGATGAGAGAACATTGTTCTGCACATTTTCCAAACTACTCTGTTGTGCCCTAGGCATGCTCATTGACTGCATCTGCGGATTTGCTTGACCATCATGAGAATGATTACCGTTCTGAGATGATTGTTGCTGCATAGGCTGCATCTGAGATTGCGGAAGCTGCCCTTGCTGTACTGGCTTCCTCGGCCTGTGCGCAGTTACGAAATCTATTATCTGCTTCTCATAAATAGCCACCTTATTCTTTAAAGGAGGCATGATACTGCTCTTTGAAACCGATAGGAATTGCATCATTCGCTCCAACATTGTCTTGAATTGTTTCAATTTCTCAAACTGCTCTGATCTTTGTTGCTGCGGAAGAGAATCCATCTGGGGAGAAAAAGAATTgtgttcaataaaaaaatagtcaAGCACATAGATGCAAGCTACAATTTTTGTGGGTTTGGGAAGGAACATAAATATCCGACGTTTACTTTCCAGAGGACAGTAAAAACAAGAGCATCTATTAGTGAAATGGTTTTCAAGACACCAAAGTTGTATGACTTTCTGTTAAAATGTCGAACCAGTTTTGCATTGAATTCATACAAATTTTCACTCAGTTACTACTGTTTCAGACAACATACACTCTAACACTCCTAGAAAAAAATATGGCAACTTACTTGCTGCAACTTGGCTATAACTCTCTGGTAGATTTCAGTAATATCTGGTAAGTACGCATCTTTCATAGTTTTGATCTGCAAAGACAAAGCACCATGGGAATACGATTACTCATTACGAGAGGCCCGAAGCATTACCcaaattagaaagaaaaaaactaccTTTTGGAAAACCTCCTCTTGCCAATCAACCGCATTTCCACTTTCCGTCTGTGCCGTGGAGTCTAGCGATGCTACAAGTAATAAACAAAAGGTTTTGTTCAGTAACAGATCCTGCTGAGGGATTATGTAAAGTATCAGAACCTAAAGTATTCACAAGGATGTAAAAGCATACATGATGGCATCTCCAGAAGGGTTCTTTGGGATTGATACAGTTGTCTCTGCTGGTCCACTACATTTTGAGGTGGAAGCAGGGAACCTGTGACTTGGCCTGAAGATTGTAGCCTTTGTTGCACATCCTGTTGAAGCAGATTAGGTTGTTGTAACTGCTGACGGTGCGACTGAAGGGGCACCATCTGCTGCTGGGCTGGCTGATTTTGTGACTGTTGTCCCTGAGAAGGATACAAGCCGCCATGGCCAGCCTGGTGTGTTCGTTGCAGCGCAGCGGTTGGCTGTGATAACATGTGCAGCGACTGCTGGTTAGTCTGCAAGCTCGAATTGCCAACCTGGGAACTGAGCAACTGTTGCTGTGGTTGCTGGAGTCCTGCAACATTGCTTTGAGTGCCCAGTGGTTGCTGAGTAGTAGCCTGAAGGCTGTTTTGTTGAGACATCAATTGCTGTTGGGCCGGAGGGTGTTGCTTCTGCTGCTGTTGCATGTTCATAACATTATTTTGCTGGTTCAGTAACCTTTGCTGATGTTGATGCTGCATATCCCCAAGAACATGCTGCCCCATCATCTGCTTCTGTTGGATGCCGGAGCCACTTGCAGCTTGTTGCCGCATCATTTGTGCTTGCTGCTGGGGAGAAATTGACTGCTGCGGCAATGAAGTTTGTTGCTGATGGATGCCAGAGGATTGTTGTGATTGCGGATGTTGCCTTAGCAGCGATGATTGCTGCTGACGAAGAATAGTCTGTGACGTAGTCTGCTGAGAAGACAATTGAGGACTTGACTGCTGATTTGTGTGGAGACCCTGGATGGGAGCTGAGCTCACAGCTGAAGGCTGCGTCGCAGATGTCGTACTAGCAGGCTGTTGAGACGAATGCATTTGATTGGGCTGCAGCACATtttgttgctgttgttgttgtatgTGTGTTGGCAAAAGCGAATTGGGATTGGGGACATTCCCTGCCTGAAAATTCTGCCTGAGAAGTTGCTGCTGCTGATAAAGATATTGTGCACCCTGTGGCTGCTGCTGCTGAGAAGACATAGTATGCGGCGGTCTGCCCAACATCTGCCTTTGGGATCCTGAGAGCATGTTGGATGAAAGGCCATGCTGCCCAGATGAATCTTGCAACAGTCCGGCTACATTTTGCATACTGGAATTCTGGTTTACAACGCTATTATTGGCTATGGAAGAAACAGGCGGCATGGAAGATGGCAAACCGGTAGAACCGGTTATGCCAGAGGCTGTGTTACTCTGAATGGTTTGGGACATCAACGGCTGAGGTGCTTGAGATTGATTGTTTGGTAACGTTCCTGGAAGAAGTTGCCCCTGATTGTTGGGTACTAGAAAAGTTAAACAGGACCAAATTAGAGGAACAGTCATCCTAAAGAACCAGATATGCAATACATGCTTGAGAATCATGATTACTTGAATCCATTGATGTGGTATTATTAGCATCAGGGGTAGTTGAGGAAGAGCCAGCAGCATTTTGAGATTTAGTCTCCATAGTCAGCATCTTCATGGATATCTTCCGAAGGTAATCAgtctaaaaattcaaaaaaagaaaatcagggAGGTATACATGGATTGATACCCCCATATAGCTTTACGGCTACCAAAGTCTGTTATTTTCCAGCTTGTTAAAAAAGTGGATGTTCAGCAGATGATTAAAGTACCTGGTTAACAGCACAGCTGAAAATTTTCTCCTCAAATCTGGCAGCAATTCTCCTGAGATCGTTAATTCCTTCTGGTCCAGAATTCGGAAGGTGCCTGCTTAGTGTTTCCATTCTGCGCATAGAGTAAGAAAAACAGAAGTAAAGGTCAAAGAAGTGTAACACCATGTATTTCTGATGAAACATTTTGCAGAGACATAACATTACAACAACACcagttaataatattaaatattaaataaacttaCATCTTGTTAACGATCTTCTGGCGTGAATCAGGTGGCAACTGTTTTCTCCACTCACCATTGTTCATGGCTGCAGATTCTCCATTTGGAATGGAAAGTCTCCAATTGTTGTTATCCATCAAGTGTTCCTACGTATACAAACCATGATAAGATgatatcccaaaaaaaaaaaaactacaagaaACAAACTACCACACAGAAGatggattattattattaacacTCTATCATTTCTCAATATatgtttctttcctttttttccaTTTATGCCCAATAATCAGACCAGCcaggataataataataataatagaaagtTTGAGACATCAGAAATCAAATAAGGAATCaccaaacaaaatcaaaaacaagTTGTGTTCAGTGATCagccaaaattttcatttttttttattaccagCTTTGTCTCCTGTCCGTAGCAGAAAGACACATACGAAACGAATAAGCATACTTTATGACATGACGCAAACAAAGTTAATCTATTCTCCTAATTCAGTAAGAACCGAGAATCACCATCGGTAGAGGGCGATGGCGATATAGTACGGCTTCCCGAGACTCCGATCACAAGATAAAACTCGAAAAGCAACAGAGTGACATCAAAAGAAAAACGAGATTCGAAAATTTCACCTCAAATTTTCAAAGCGTGTCGAGGCGATTTCGCGTTTGCTACAAACGATTAGAGTCTGCCTTtaggagaaaaaaaataataggagttaaattagggtttaggttgATCGAGAAATGAAtttgaagaatatataaaagaatGTTTCTGGGCAAACACAGAGGAAGGAAACTTCATGCGTCATAAGCTGCCAAATGTGTCCCCTCAACTTCGCTTATAAGTTATGACCAAAGTTTTCTATGTCGTCGCGCTGCTTTTTAAATTACCACTAACCCCCTccaattaaacataaattacaAGGTCCACTGTGTATAAATAGATATATTGAGAAAGTTCTTTACGACGACGTTTCAATATCGATACGAGCTGTTAGCGCGTACCCGCGTATCAACTAATTACTAAGAACgaaataatttgaatattttagaGTTAACATAAACCTATTTATAAGTGACAACTCTATTAGTTTTCGTTTCgaccaaaaaaagaaaggttTTTTCCCATTGCTACCGATACTAAGAAACAAGAAACCACTTCAAAGGTAATACACTTAACATGTTTATTCATGCCTTTCCTTTTAAACTCTTGCAGGTTGcttttttatatacaaatctGTACATGCAAACTTGCCTTCCCCCTCTTATTTCGCTTAGCTTCCCTCTTCCATACTCTGCATCTTCAAGGATATTTTGCAAAAGTAGTCCATCTGAAACTCGAAATCAACACACAACATCAAGAAACAAAGGAGGGGATGATATCAAGGAAGTACACATTGCGCTTATTCAAAAATACTCGTAACCTGATTTTTTGCGGTGTTGAAAATTAACTCCTCGAAGCTGACAGCAATTCTCATGAGCTCTTCGATTCCTTCTTCCCCAGAATATGGAACATGTTTCTTCAGTGTTTCCAATCTGCTCCAATGACAAAAGTAACTTATAAACATATTCATGGCAAAACGTTGTAAAACATTCTATATTTCAACAGAGTTTTATCATTAAATTGGCTTTTGGGGAGGGAATAAGCAGCTAAGAGTGAGAAATATGGAGGATGAACAAACTCACAGCGTGTTGACATTCTTCTGGCGTGAAGCTGGTGGATGTAGAGCTCTCCAGTCACCTCTGTTTATGGCAAGATTACCTAATGTGGACAAAGCAAAGCATTAAGTTCAGATTTCTAACTCCATTCAAGAGAAACAAATCAAGTGGGAAAATGGATGCAGCTGAGCTTCCAACATCCATATATTACACCACGTAAACGGACTGTATCTACGGATTTGCTTGACTATCATGAGAGTGTATATTACCGTGCGGAGATGATTGTTGCTGCATAGGCTGCATCTGAGATTCCGGAAGCTGCTCTTGCTGTACTGGCTTACTCCCCTTGTACACATTTACGAAAAGTATAATCTGCTTCTCATAAAAAGCCACCTTTTCCTTTAATGCAGGCATGATATTGCTCTTTGAAACCGATATGATATGTATCATTCGCTCCAACATTGTCTTGACTCGTTTCAATTTCTCAAACTCCTCTGATCTTTGTTGCTGCGGAAGAGAATACTgctcaagaaaaaaagaaaaaaaaagaatgtgttCAACAAGAAAAGAGACCGAGCACATAGATGCAAGCTAAAGGAACATAAATATCCGATACTTTCTACTGGACAGAAAGAATACGAGCCTCAAGAGCATCTTTTGGTGAAACGGTTTTCAAGATTCCAAAGTTGTATGACTTGCTTTAGCAAATATCGAACCAGTCTTGCATTGAAGTCATAGGAATTCTCGCTCAGATACTCTACTGTTTGGAGGGACACACTCTAACTCTCCTAGAAAAATATATCGCAACTTACTTGCTGCAACTTGGCTCCAACTCCCTGGTCGATTTCTGTAAGATCTGAGAAGTACGCATCTTTCAAAGTTTTGATCTGCAAAGACAAGCAACATGATCACACGGTTACTCATTACGATTATATGTGTAAGATCCCCTGCCGTGTTGCATCTATCTCTTGAAGATTAATAAATGTAGAtaaaattggtatatatatagCAAAAGTATTTGATCTCCCCCAAACCCTTCTGAGAGCTGACAGAAAGACTTAAGAGGCCGGAAGCATTACCcgaattagaaagaaaaaaaaacaaccttttGGAAAATCTCTTCTTGCCAATCAACCCCATAACCACTTTCCGTCTGTGCCATGGAGTCTAAAAATGCTGCAATTTACAAAAACGGGGTTTGTTGAGCATCAGATCCTGCTGAATGATTATCTAAAGTATTCACAAGGATGTAAAAGCATACCTGAGGGAATCTCTGGAAGGGTTTGATATAGTTGTCTCCGTTGGTCCCCTACATTTTGAGGTGGAAGCAGGGAACCTGTGACTTGGCCTGAAAACTGTAGCCTTTGTTGCACGTCCTGCTGTAGCAGATTAGATTGTTCTTGCAAACGTAAGTGCTGACGGTGCGACTGAAGGGGCATCATCTGCTGCTGGGATGGCTGATTTTGTGACTGTTGGCCTTGAGAAGAAAACATACCACGAGATGATTGTCGCTGGATAGGCTGCATCTGAGATTCCGGAAGCTGCCCTTGCTGTACTGGATTCCTCGGCCTTAGCATATTTACCAAATCTATAATCTGTTTCTCATAAATAGCCACCTTATCCTTTAATGCAGGTATGATATTGCTCTTTGACACCGAAAGGAATTGTATCATTCGCTCCACCGCTGCCTTGAATTGTTTCAATTTCTCAAACTGCTCTGATCTTCGTTGCTGCGGAACAGAGTCCATCTGGAGAGAAAAAGGAATGTGCTCAGAAGGAAAAGAGACAAGCACATAGATGCAAGCTACAACCTTTGTCGGTTTGGGAAGCAAAATAAACATCCGACAGTTTACTTTCTACTGGACAGTAAAAATACGAGCCTCAAAAGCATCTTTTGGTAGAATGGTTTCCAAAAAGTTGTATGACTTTCTTTTGCAATGGTCTTGCATAGAAATTCTCGCAGGTACAACTCTCTTAGAAAAAGACTTACTTGCTGCACCTTGGCTGCAGCTCTCCGATAGATTTCGACAAGATCTGGTAAGTACGCTGCTTGTATAGTTTAATCTGCAAAGACAAAGCACCATGGGCAAAAACGATTACTCATTACAATGGTATTTTATGTAAGATAGCCtgtcgtgtttttttttttttttttgaatatttgtaaaatttattcaaagaaAACTAACTTTTGTACATCAAGTGTGGCTGTTTAGGTCTTACTGACTCTTACATGAAAACTCAGAAAGATCAAAATGATTGAAAACCATAGCTTACTCCCTTGAAGCAAACCAGCATTGCAACAAAGCTTCGTACTTGTTGTGGCCCGTAGCTGTTACTGTCAGACACCAGTTACGAATTTGCCTGTCAATCATCTTAACTAACAAGGTGGGATTCATAGGCGTGGCCCCATGACGTCGATCATTTCTCTCCCTCCATACCGAATGAACCGAGGCTTGCAGAGTAGTCCGCAACAAAAGATAGCCTGTCGTGTTGCATCTATCTCTTCGAGATTTAATAAGCGTAAGCAGAATGGACAGCGAGACTAAGAAGGCGGAAGCATTAcccaaattagaaaaaaaaagaaaactacctTTTGGAAAACCTCCTCTTGCCAATCAACCGCATTTCCACATTCCGTCTGTGCCGTGGAGTCTAGCGATGTTacaattaataaacaaaaggtTTTTGTTCAGCATCAGATCATAAAGTATCAGAACCTATACATGATGGCATCTCCGGGAGGGTTCTTTGGGATTGATACAGTTGTCTCCGTTGGTCTCCGGAAGGCCTCCAATTGTTGTTATCCATCTAAGTGTTCCCTACGGTTTACAAACCAcgaagattagggtttagggttgatcGGGATTGAAGAATTAAAGAATCTTTCTGGTCAAACGCAGAGGAAGAAGGGAAGCTTACAAGCCATGACCAAGTTTTCAATGTATTACGATGCCGTTTTGCTCGCATCATTTCACGGTGACTGGACCACGTATCAGTAAGGAAACCTACTTATCAGTGATGGTGATAACTCTGCCAAAGTTTCTAAAAAACAAAGACGAAATAATATTAGGAAATAGCAGTAAAAAAGTTTCCATGAGAAAAGTATAAATTCTAATGATGAAAATGACcataatatttcattaaaaaggtaaatatataattataggggttaactaatctaaactttagggtttagagttaagggatgGAGATTTGAGactaaagtttaaaattttataaaatagtttcaaaaaataatttcgaattacagaaagaaaatttgaaaaaaaaaataaaaaaaaaaaaaattcaaaaaaagaaatttataaaaatgttagaatttgaaaacatataatctaagactatataaaaaattatttttttatctttttatatataaattatttaatttataaaacaatttgaaagaagattaatttaaaattattaaaaaaagaatctaatattttatattatttggatacaatattaattattgtattgtttggaaacataaatt
This region of Brassica napus cultivar Da-Ae chromosome C5, Da-Ae, whole genome shotgun sequence genomic DNA includes:
- the LOC106396123 gene encoding mediator of RNA polymerase II transcription subunit 15a isoform X3, with the protein product MEHLMDNNNWRLSIPNGESAAMNNGEWRKQLPPDSRQKIVNKIMETLSRHLPNSGPEGINDLRRIAARFEEKIFSCAVNQTDYLRKISMKMLTMETKSQNAAGSSSTTPDANNTTSMDSSNHDSQALPNNQGQLLPGTLPNNQSQAPQPLMSQTIQSNTASGITGSTGLPSSMPPVSSIANNSVVNQNSSMQNVAGLLQDSSGQHGLSSNMLSGSQRQMLGRPPHTMSSQQQQPQGAQYLYQQQQLLRQNFQAGNVPNPNSLLPTHIQQQQQQNVLQPNQMHSSQQPASTTSATQPSAVSSAPIQGLHTNQQSSPQLSSQQTTSQTILRQQQSSLLRQHPQSQQSSGIHQQQTSLPQQSISPQQQAQMMRQQAASGSGIQQKQMMGQHVLGDMQHQHQQRLLNQQNNVMNMQQQQKQHPPAQQQLMSQQNSLQATTQQPLGTQSNVAGLQQPQQQLLSSQVGNSSLQTNQQSLHMLSQPTAALQRTHQAGHGGLYPSQGQQSQNQPAQQQMVPLQSHRQQLQQPNLLQQDVQQRLQSSGQVTGSLLPPQNVVDQQRQLYQSQRTLLEMPSSSLDSTAQTESGNAVDWQEEVFQKIKTMKDAYLPDITEIYQRVIAKLQQMDSLPQQQRSEQFEKLKQFKTMLERMMQFLSVSKSSIMPPLKNKVAIYEKQIIDFVTAHRPRKPVQQGQLPQSQMQPMQQQSSQNGNHSHDGQANPQMQSMSMPRAQQSSLENVQNNVLSSRPGASAPQQNIHSSVPASSLEPGQGNALNNGQQVAVRSIQQNTYQQVNNTSASAQSGLSTLQPNVNQTQLSSGLLQQQKDQQMTQPQQLKQQFQQRQMQQQLLQKQQLMQQHQEQLQARQQVAQNDVSPGMFQQHSLQSQRTTYPHQQLKPGSQLPVTSPQLLPGSSPQMTQQNSSPQIDQKNMMSSVNKMGTPVQPANSPFVVPSPATPVAPSPMQVDSEKPSGASSLSMGNTARQQATGVQGVVQSIAFGTPGISASPLLQEFTSPEGNNLNPLTSTFGKPSATELPIERLIRAVKSISPQSLSSAVSDIGSVVSMVDRIAGSAPGNGSRASVGEDFVAKTKCRLQARNFMAQEGMTPTKKMKRHATAMPLSVYSLGGSVGDNCKQFACSETSDLESTATSVGKKARTETEHALLEEIKEINQRLIDTVVEISDDEDAADSSEGATASKGCEGTTVRVSFIAVSLSPALKAHLSSTQMSPIQSLRLLVPCSYPNVSPSLLYKLRVETSKENGDLSSKAMARFNILLRSLSQPMSLKDIANTWDACARTVICEYAQQFGGGTFSSKYGTWEKFVAAS
- the LOC106396123 gene encoding mediator of RNA polymerase II transcription subunit 15a isoform X5 translates to MEHLMDNNNWRLSIPNGESAAMNNGEWRKQLPPDSRQKIVNKIMETLSRHLPNSGPEGINDLRRIAARFEEKIFSCAVNQTDYLRKISMKMLTMETKSQNAAGSSSTTPDANNTTSMDSIPNNQGQLLPGTLPNNQSQAPQPLMSQTIQSNTASGITGSTGLPSSMPPVSSIANNSVVNQNSSMQNVAGLLQDSSGQHGLSSNMLSGSQRQMLGRPPHTMSSQQQQPQGAQYLYQQQQLLRQNFQAGNVPNPNSLLPTHIQQQQQQNVLQPNQMHSSQQPASTTSATQPSAVSSAPIQGLHTNQQSSPQLSSQQTTSQTILRQQQSSLLRQHPQSQQSSGIHQQQTSLPQQSISPQQQAQMMRQQAASGSGIQQKQMMGQHVLGDMQHQHQQRLLNQQNNVMNMQQQQKQHPPAQQQLMSQQNSLQATTQQPLGTQSNVAGLQQPQQQLLSSQVGNSSLQTNQQSLHMLSQPTAALQRTHQAGHGGLYPSQGQQSQNQPAQQQMVPLQSHRQQLQQPNLLQQDVQQRLQSSGQVTGSLLPPQNVVDQQRQLYQSQRTLLEMPSYSTAQTESGNAVDWQEEVFQKIKTMKDAYLPDITEIYQRVIAKLQQMDSLPQQQRSEQFEKLKQFKTMLERMMQFLSVSKSSIMPPLKNKVAIYEKQIIDFVTAHRPRKPVQQGQLPQSQMQPMQQQSSQNGNHSHDGQANPQMQSMSMPRAQQSSLENVQNNVLSSRPGASAPQQNIHSSVPASSLEPGQGNALNNGQQVAVRSIQQNTYQQVNNTSASAQSGLSTLQPNVNQTQLSSGLLQQQKDQQMTQPQQLKQQFQQRQMQQQLLQKQQLMQQHQEQLQARQQVAQNDVSPGMFQQHSLQSQRTTYPHQQLKPGSQLPVTSPQLLPGSSPQMTQQNSSPQIDQKNMMSSVNKMGTPVQPANSPFVVPSPATPVAPSPMQVDSEKPSGASSLSMGNTARQQATGVQGVVQSIAFGTPGISASPLLQEFTSPEGNNLNPLTSTFGKPSATELPIERLIRAVKSISPQSLSSAVSDIGSVVSMVDRIAGSAPGNGSRASVGEDFVAKTKCRLQARNFMAQEGMTPTKKMKRHATAMPLSVYSLGGSVGDNCKQFACSETSDLESTATSVGKKARTETEHALLEEIKEINQRLIDTVVEISDDEDAADSSEGATASKGCEGTTVRVSFIAVSLSPALKAHLSSTQMSPIQSLRLLVPCSYPNVSPSLLYKLRVETSKENGDLSSKAMARFNILLRSLSQPMSLKDIANTWDACARTVICEYAQQFGGGTFSSKYGTWEKFVAAS